The window TTCTATCGGCATATGAGTTAAAAGACCACCTACCTTCAAGCAACCCAATACTTTCCACCAACAGAATCGCCCAGAAACCTACGGGTGCAATCCCACTCGTTAAAAGGCTGACCACCCTCCCCGCGGCTCGATCTCTCGCACCCTGGCTCAAAAACAATAGATAATCCCTCAACTCCGATAGGAACGTAATCCTCGATGCAAACACGCTCACAGCAGAATGGGATGGGAAGTCGGTGGGGTTGGACGTGGATTGCTGGAGATGTAAGAGGGCGGTGGGTGCTTCGGCTAGGAGGGTAGGGGGAAGGGTATCAACAAGGGAGAGGTACTCGTCTTGACCTGGTTTACTGTAAGCACAAACGTGTCCGCTTTTTCAAGTATCCGCTTTGATATACTCACCATAAGTGACGAAAGCCTCCAAGACCTTGTCCGCAATCCTGGACAATGCGAGCCCATCCCTAGCCATCAACGCCAACGTCGCCGCCATGCCATAGTGGCCGGCGCTGACCAATCGCGTAGCCAACACTTGACTGATTTCTTGCCATACATCATCAAGACGGAAATCGACACAGGCAGAACGGACTTCGTCGAGGAATTTGATCGCTTCCTCTTGGGACTCGGTTGGGTTCTCAATGTCCATTGCGGCATCGAGACCTTCTTGTTCGTTggcagaggcagaggcgGATGATTCTTTGAATTTTCCTTTCACATTTCTCTCAAGAGGAATATCCAACCTCCTCAAATGCTCCTTCaatcttccccttccttcttcacctgCACATCCCAAGTAATCACAAATTACCCTCCAAAACGCTTTGTAATTCGGATTATCTTGCAACACTTGCGCATATTCTAGCAAAAAGAAGTCTCTCAAAGAATTTTCAAAGTGCTCCTCGTCATCCGGGATGAGTGACAATTTATCTAACAGATCAGCGAGGTGGGCGGAGAGCCATGTGTCGAGAGAATAGCAGCTCATAAGAGCTTTGATGATATCTGCAGAGCAAAGGGCTGATTGAGCGACGTGGTCAGGGAGGGATTTGTCAACAGGAATTTTTTCTGTAATGATAGACATGACCTCGCTAGGGTGGTCGATAAGCGCCATGAACTGCACGATAGGGGGTATtaaaaaagaaaagaaaagcaAAACTCACGGTAAGTGATCCCTCCGCATGTCGACATCAACAAGTATACCCCAAGCGCCCAAGGCTTCTCTCCAGTCACCTGCTTCTTCCAAGATCCTCCCCATCTTTCCTTCCATTAACTCCACCACACACCTGAAATCTCCCTCCCAGCTAATCCATTCACCTTCAAACCATTTTCCTTCACCTTTTCCGCCGAGTTGAGCCGCAAGCTCAGACTTGAACTTGCTGAGCCACTGTTTATGGGCTTGTAAGAAATCCATATCGACTCTCCATTTAGGTTCCGATGATCGTGGAAGGATAGTGAGATGCTGAGCCAACAAGACAGCGAGTTTGGAGATGGGCGCGTAAGGGTGTGAAGAAAGTGATCGGAGGAAAGAAGCTGCGGGTAGATGGAAGCCACGCAGGATAGAGCGGGAGATGTACGGCcaaaaagaaggatggtCCCATGAATTCAAGGTAGACATGATTTCATTACCGAGTTGATTGTCGGGTGCGACGTCGACTTCATTGACCCAGTCGAGGAGTTCTTCACCTACAAGACCTTCGCCCTTGCCGTCTATGGGGAGATAGAGAATTTCGGCAATGTTGAAAATGTTGTATGCATCAATGAAGCGATCTCTTAACGCGGCCTAATTGCCTTGTAAGCTAACAGCTTTAAAGACACATTGGTTAGAAACTTACGTCAATATCAGGTAACGTCTTGAGATCTCCTAATTGATCGACATAGAAATCCGCCAACCGTCTCATATTGATGACCGCCTCTGCATCAGGCGGACCCAACAATCTCTCTGTTCCAAAGTTTCCTCTTGTATCCCAAGACTCTGCACCTCCATTGACACCGAACCCAGCAGACGACAACCGCCGTCGGGCAGAATCGGCGACAATTTGTTGGAGGGAGGTGAATAATAGATGTGACTCGGTATAAAGTTGGATTAGAGGTTGAGGTAAAGAGTTGATAGACGCAAAGATGATGGCTTCGTCTGAGACTGTTGGGTTGGCATCGGTGAGCTTTGCAGGCTTATTTGGGTCGTCTGAAGGCTATAGCAGGGTTAGTTCAGTAAGCGATGTAATGAACATACCCTTTTAGTGACCCATACAGCTACTTCACCACCAACTGGTCCCACTGCAGCGCTGATCGTACGTCCGGTGGCCTTCCATTTTTCCTTACCACCTCGAGGATAGGCTTCTGGTTTCAAGTAAAGAGTTTGTACAGGCGTCTGGTCTTGTCCTTGCGTATCCATGGAGATGTCGTTGTCTGCAGACGGCTGTGATGGCTTGGACGAGGATTGTTTTGGATGGGAGAATGAGA is drawn from Cryptococcus gattii WM276 chromosome A, complete sequence and contains these coding sequences:
- a CDS encoding uncharacterized protein (Similar to TIGR gene model, INSD accession AAW41923.1); its protein translation is MDTQGQDQTPVQTLYLKPEAYPRGGKEKWKATGRTISAAVGPVGGEVAVWVTKRPSDDPNKPAKLTDANPTVSDEAIIFASINSLPQPLIQLYTESHLLFTSLQQIVADSARRRLSSAGFGVNGGAESWDTRGNFGTERLLGPPDAEAVINMRRLADFYVDQLGDLKTLPDIDAALRDRFIDAYNIFNIAEILYLPIDGKGEGLVGEELLDWVNEVDVAPDNQLGNEIMSTLNSWDHPSFWPYISRSILRGFHLPAASFLRSLSSHPYAPISKLAVLLAQHLTILPRSSEPKWRVDMDFLQAHKQWLSKFKSELAAQLGGKGEGKWFEGEWISWEGDFRCVVELMEGKMGRILEEAGDWREALGAWGILVDVDMRRDHLPEVMSIITEKIPVDKSLPDHVAQSALCSADIIKALMSCYSLDTWLSAHLADLLDKLSLIPDDEEHFENSLRDFFLLEYAQVLQDNPNYKAFWRVICDYLGCAGEEGRGRLKEHLRRLDIPLERNVKGKFKESSASASANEQEGLDAAMDIENPTESQEEAIKFLDEVRSACVDFRLDDVWQEISQVLATRLVSAGHYGMAATLALMARDGLALSRIADKVLEAFVTYGQDEYLSLVDTLPPTLLAEAPTALLHLQQSTSNPTDFPSHSAVSVFASRITFLSELRDYLLFLSQGARDRAAGRVVSLLTSGIAPVGFWAILLVESIGLLEDSEILFSSNETFELLRVLEEVYANAAFAEEDYLGQLVQYLRRTLNTPSAKEEGQSDKKNEKKVTMEDARRKMEEVRLAISRNLARAMVAGFDSPF